From a single Maylandia zebra isolate NMK-2024a linkage group LG3, Mzebra_GT3a, whole genome shotgun sequence genomic region:
- the LOC106675605 gene encoding zinc finger MYM-type protein 1-like translates to MVWGRLKLRPCRKRESSRVHMDNSVKLAVLGKTSIAAQLDDGHRIALRRHNEEVDKNRHILSKIIDCIKFCGAFELAMRGHDESDSSDNPGIFRGLVDLMASIDHDLRQHLENATVFKGTSKTVQNEILDCMLAVLRERIVEEVKAAKFLAIQADETTDISTHCQLVMVLRYIDQRNRIQERFFEFIKLPNACADAIASALSERLRFILPQGQERKLIAQAYDGAAVMRGTTGGVQRKIQDIYANAHYVHCYAHQLNLVMQQATSHIPQISHFFSDIAGFASFFTKSSKRTAVLDEVVAHRLPSASATRWNFNSRAVNTVYEHKDDLVRCFQTIRNSEGFDAPTKRDAGGFVRMLEDEAFCFFLALFHKIMPHVDMLYNHLQKRNIDSVTIAGITQTFISRMQAIREALPNLVVDEEYRGPVQDPPTKRRRTLGEDRQHHLALEVCDTIMSHAKERFSFTKHLVSATLLQGDLFQQHSKNFPDAALQTTVEAYPSLDKARLKTELSLIYDNEEFQSCSGALALYQVLMENNLQDTFTETVSLLNILITTPMTTSESERCFSTLKRIKTFLRNNMAQDRLNALAMLSIEKKLTQELPDFNTRVIEKFATQKDRRAKFLYK, encoded by the exons ATGGTTTGGGGGCGCTTAAAATTGCGCCCCTGCAGAAAACGTGAAAGCTCACGAGTTCATATGGACAACAGTGTAAAGCTAGCTGTGCTAGGGAAAACTAGCATAGCGGCGCAGCTAGATGATGGACATCGGATTGCTTTAAGAAGGCACAACGAAGAGGTAGATAAAAACCGTCATATTTTATCTAAAATCATCGATTGTATTAAGTTTTGTGGTGCTTTTGAGCTAGCAATGCGGGGACATGATGAAAGTGATTCCTCAGACAATCCAGGGATTTTTAGAGGTTTAGTCGACTTGATGGCATCAATTGATCACGACTTGAGGCAACACCTTGAAAATGCTACTGTATTTAAAGGCACCTCGAAAACAGTCCAGAACGAGATCCTGGATTGCATGTTGGCAGTTCTGAGAGAAAGGATCGTGGAAGAAGTAAAGGCAGCGAAGTTTTTAGCCATTCAAGCTGATGAAACCACTGACATTTCTACACACTGTCAGTTAGTCATGGTGCTAAGATACATTGACCAACGAAACCGTATTCAAGAGCGTTTTTTTGAATTCATCAAGCTACCCAATGCTTGTGCAGATGCAATAGCCAGTGCCTTATCGGAGAGGCTGCGCTTCATCCTCCCCCAGGGACAAGAGAGAAAGTTGATCGCCCAGGCCTACGATGGGGCCGCTGTAATGAGGGGTACCACTGGAGGAGTGCAGCGTAAGATACAGGACATTTATGCTAACGCTCACTACGTACATTGTTATGCCCATCAGTTAAACCTGGTAATGCAACAAGCAACCTCCCACATCCCTCAAATCAGTCACTTTTTTTCCGACATAGCAGGATTCGCTTCTTTTTTTACTAAATCGAGCAAGAGGACTGCAGTGCTTGACGAGGTGGTGGCGCACCGACTTCCAAGTGCATCGGCAACCCGTTGGAACTTCAACAGTCGTGCTGTGAATACAGTGTATGAACATAAAGACGATCTGGTGAGGTGTTTTCAGACCATCCGTAACAGTGAAGGATTTGATGCCCCTACAAAGAGAGATGCCGGTGGTTTCGTGAGAATGCTGGAAGACgaagctttctgttttttcctggcCTTGTTTCACAAGATAATGCCACATGTAGACATGCTGTATAACCACCTACAGAAGAGAAACATCGATTCTGTCACCATCGCAGGGATCACCCAGACATTCATCAGCCGCATGCAGGCTATCAG GGAGGCACTTCCTAATCTGGTTGTGGATGAGGAGTACAGGGGACCTGTTCAAGACCCACCCACAAAGAGACGGAGAACATTGGGGGAAGACAGGCAACACCATTTGGCACTGGAG GTGTGCGACACCATTATGAGCCATGCCAAGGAGAGGTTTTCTTTCACCAAGCACCTTGTCAGCGCCACTCTGTTGCAAGGAGACTTGTTCCAACAACACAGCAAAAATTTTCCAGATGCAGCACTACAAACCACAGTGGAAGCCTATCCCTCATTGGACAAAGCCAGACTTAAAACAGAACTGTCCCTGATCTACGACAACGAGGAGTTTCAGAGTTGTAGTGGTGCGCTGGCGCTCTATCAGGTTCTGATGGAAAACAACCTTCAAGACACATTCACCGAAACTGTAAGTCTTCTTAACATCCTCATCACCACACCAATGACAACATCAGAATCGGAGAGGTGTTTCTCTACTTTAAAGAGGATAAAAACTTTCCTGAGAAACAATATGGCTCAGGATCGGCTCAACGCTCTGGCTATGCTGTCCATAGAGAAAAAACTCACACAAGAACTTCCTGATTTCAACACCAGGGTCATCGAGAAATTTGCCACTCAGAAAGACAGACGAGCAAAGTTCTTGTACAAATAA